A part of Larkinella insperata genomic DNA contains:
- a CDS encoding FtsW/RodA/SpoVE family cell cycle protein encodes MTISPTGWLKNNIKGDYHIWGVVLFFSIMSIAVVYSATGTMAYQKLQSTEYYLFKHGALVALGLACMWIAHRFNYIYYARLSRFGMWLSVPLLLWAYFKGTNLNEASRWITIPLINQTFQPSDLAKLALISNLAAMLAKRQHIKREEYDASILTNMIIWIGLICACIVLSNASTAVLLAATCFLLMYIGRVPMKYLVGMVVVCMIMGSFALMLGQRAKTSGSRLTNYWETFNGKRPPEFQVEQSYIALAHGGIYGQGPGNSHQRNYLPHSYSDFIFAMIVEEYGLIGGVVIVMAYLYLLWRGMRAIRKANRAYGGLLSAGLTFSIVIQAMINMAVSVGLVPVTGQPLPLLSMGGTSLLFTGTAIGIIISVSRGEADESNLMKTA; translated from the coding sequence ATGACAATTTCACCGACTGGCTGGCTGAAAAACAACATCAAGGGCGACTACCATATCTGGGGCGTGGTGTTGTTTTTTTCGATTATGAGTATCGCCGTTGTTTACAGCGCAACCGGCACGATGGCGTACCAGAAGCTGCAATCGACGGAGTACTACCTTTTCAAGCACGGGGCGCTGGTGGCGCTGGGGCTGGCCTGCATGTGGATCGCCCACCGGTTTAACTACATCTATTACGCCCGGCTTTCGCGGTTTGGCATGTGGCTTTCGGTGCCGCTGCTGCTGTGGGCCTATTTCAAGGGAACCAACCTCAACGAAGCATCCCGCTGGATCACCATCCCGCTGATCAACCAGACATTCCAGCCGTCGGATTTGGCCAAACTGGCTTTAATCTCCAACCTGGCCGCCATGCTGGCCAAACGGCAACACATCAAGCGGGAAGAATACGATGCCAGCATCCTGACCAACATGATCATCTGGATTGGTTTGATCTGCGCCTGTATTGTCCTCAGTAATGCCTCAACGGCGGTTTTACTGGCCGCAACCTGCTTTTTGCTGATGTACATCGGCCGCGTGCCAATGAAGTATCTGGTAGGCATGGTGGTCGTTTGTATGATCATGGGCAGTTTTGCCCTCATGCTCGGCCAACGGGCCAAAACGTCGGGCAGCCGATTAACCAATTACTGGGAAACCTTCAACGGAAAGCGGCCTCCCGAGTTTCAGGTGGAGCAATCCTACATCGCCCTGGCGCACGGCGGCATCTACGGACAGGGGCCCGGCAACAGCCACCAGCGGAACTACCTGCCCCATTCCTACTCCGACTTCATTTTTGCCATGATCGTGGAAGAATACGGATTGATCGGGGGCGTCGTTATCGTCATGGCGTATCTCTACCTGCTCTGGCGGGGAATGCGGGCCATTCGAAAGGCCAACCGGGCCTATGGCGGTCTGCTGTCGGCCGGGCTAACGTTCAGCATCGTGATTCAGGCGATGATCAACATGGCGGTTTCGGTGGGTCTGGTTCCGGTGACGGGCCAGCCGCTGCCATTGCTGAGTATGGGTGGTACGTCGCTGCTTTTTACCGGAACGGCCATCGGGATTATCATCAGTGTCAGCCGGGGGGAAGCCGACGAAAGCAATTTGATGAAAACCGCCTGA
- the murD gene encoding UDP-N-acetylmuramoyl-L-alanine--D-glutamate ligase, with product MEGKVPLMVILGGGESGVGAALLAKAKGYTVFLSDKSLLQESYRNTLLQHGIPFEEGQHTEKQILQAQEVVKSPGIPEKAAIIQKLRQQNIPVISEIELAARYTNARLIGITGSNGKTTTTLLTYHLLKAAGLNVGLAGNIGDSFARQVLENTFDYYVLELSSFQLDDMYRTRMNVAILLNITPDHLDRYEYQFQNYANSKFRILQNMTPDDTLIYYQEDPVIGRELADRQPAVQRRPVSLIDTPRPGAHLNDGTLVLDDGRQPLRIDTAELPLKGKHNAINMLAALSAAQAVGVGPEALRQGLMTFENAPHRLEPAGEINGVQFINDSKATNVDSVYYALESMTTPVIWMAGGLDKGNDYGQLAELVREKVKALICLGKDNQKLVTYFADRVPALFETQDVNEAVAKGLEWGQPGDTVLLSPACASFDLFRNYEDRGNQFKEAVKKRMMN from the coding sequence ATGGAAGGTAAAGTGCCGTTGATGGTTATTTTGGGCGGTGGAGAGAGTGGTGTTGGTGCCGCTTTGCTCGCGAAAGCCAAGGGGTATACGGTTTTTTTGTCCGACAAGAGTCTCTTGCAGGAATCCTACCGGAACACCCTGCTTCAGCACGGTATTCCGTTTGAAGAGGGGCAACACACCGAAAAACAGATTCTTCAGGCGCAGGAAGTAGTCAAAAGTCCCGGTATTCCGGAAAAAGCCGCCATTATTCAGAAACTGCGGCAACAAAACATTCCCGTTATTTCGGAAATTGAGCTGGCAGCCCGGTACACCAACGCCCGGCTGATCGGCATTACGGGCAGCAACGGCAAAACTACTACCACCCTCCTGACGTACCATTTGCTGAAAGCCGCCGGGCTTAACGTCGGTCTGGCCGGAAACATCGGCGACAGCTTCGCCCGGCAGGTTCTTGAAAACACATTCGATTATTACGTGCTGGAATTGAGCAGCTTCCAACTGGACGATATGTACCGCACCCGGATGAACGTTGCCATTCTGCTCAACATAACACCCGATCACTTGGACCGGTACGAATACCAGTTTCAGAACTACGCGAATTCCAAATTCCGCATTTTACAGAACATGACGCCTGACGATACGCTGATCTATTATCAGGAAGATCCGGTAATCGGCAGGGAACTGGCGGACCGGCAACCGGCGGTACAACGGCGGCCCGTTTCGCTAATCGATACGCCCCGGCCCGGCGCTCACCTGAACGATGGGACGCTAGTGCTGGATGACGGTCGTCAGCCGCTCCGAATAGATACCGCCGAGCTGCCCCTGAAAGGCAAGCACAACGCCATCAACATGCTGGCGGCCCTCTCAGCCGCTCAGGCGGTGGGCGTGGGGCCGGAAGCCCTGCGTCAGGGACTGATGACATTCGAGAACGCTCCGCACCGGCTCGAACCGGCGGGCGAAATCAATGGGGTGCAGTTTATCAACGACTCCAAAGCCACCAACGTCGATTCGGTCTATTACGCTCTCGAAAGCATGACAACGCCGGTGATCTGGATGGCGGGCGGCCTCGACAAAGGCAATGATTACGGCCAGCTGGCCGAACTAGTGCGCGAAAAAGTGAAAGCGCTGATTTGCCTGGGCAAAGACAACCAGAAACTGGTTACTTATTTCGCCGACCGGGTTCCGGCCCTGTTCGAAACGCAGGATGTCAACGAAGCCGTTGCCAAGGGCCTGGAATGGGGCCAGCCGGGCGATACGGTGTTGCTGTCTCCGGCCTGCGCCAGTTTTGACCTGTTCCGCAACTACGAAGACCGGGGCAACCAATTCAAGGAAGCGGTTAAGAAAAGAATGATGAATTAG
- the mscL gene encoding large-conductance mechanosensitive channel protein MscL, which produces MLREFRTFIAQGNVLDLAVGVIIGAAFGKITTSLVEDIINPILGILTGGIDFSELKIVLRAAVGDTPEVAIRYGNFLNIVIQFLIIAWVVFLIVKAANRLRVSTSLEKKE; this is translated from the coding sequence ATGCTGAGAGAATTTAGAACCTTTATTGCCCAGGGCAACGTACTGGATTTGGCTGTGGGTGTTATCATCGGAGCCGCTTTCGGAAAAATTACCACATCGCTGGTCGAAGACATTATCAATCCGATCTTAGGTATCTTGACCGGTGGAATCGACTTTAGTGAGTTGAAAATTGTTCTGCGGGCCGCCGTTGGCGATACGCCGGAGGTGGCCATCCGCTACGGCAACTTCCTCAATATTGTGATTCAATTCTTGATTATTGCCTGGGTTGTGTTTCTCATTGTAAAGGCAGCCAACCGGTTACGTGTATCGACGTCGCTGGAAAAGAAAGAATGA
- a CDS encoding transglutaminase family protein, with protein MKLFAGCELTYDVPAPAPVVLMLRPRSGAGQWIISEEYQIEPNTPVVEYTDTYGNLCQRLVAPAGPFRIEISLTAETADSIDVALGAPFVPVEELPDDTLQFLLPSRYCQSDRLGAQAMDITAGFAPGYNQVEAIRSWIQNHITYQYGTSDATTSSVDTAEKRIGVCRDFAHLGIALCRSLNIPARMVVGYLYKLDPMDLHAWFEAFVDGRWYTFDATQKEPRGNRIVVAYGRDAADVALATQYGPMALKGMKVWVEEKL; from the coding sequence ATGAAGCTTTTCGCTGGCTGTGAACTCACTTACGACGTTCCGGCCCCGGCACCTGTTGTGCTGATGTTACGCCCCCGCTCCGGCGCCGGGCAGTGGATCATCTCCGAAGAATACCAGATTGAACCCAACACGCCGGTTGTTGAATACACCGATACCTACGGCAATCTCTGCCAGCGACTGGTTGCCCCGGCAGGACCGTTCCGAATTGAAATTTCGCTGACCGCCGAAACCGCTGACAGCATCGACGTGGCACTCGGAGCGCCGTTTGTTCCGGTTGAGGAGCTACCCGACGATACGCTGCAGTTTTTGCTGCCCAGCCGCTACTGCCAGTCGGATCGGCTGGGAGCCCAGGCCATGGACATTACGGCGGGGTTTGCCCCCGGCTACAACCAGGTAGAAGCCATACGAAGCTGGATTCAAAACCACATCACCTACCAGTACGGCACCAGCGATGCAACGACGTCCTCCGTGGATACCGCCGAAAAACGCATTGGCGTTTGCCGCGATTTTGCACACCTGGGAATTGCCCTCTGCCGGAGCCTGAACATTCCGGCCCGGATGGTGGTCGGGTATCTCTACAAACTCGATCCGATGGACCTCCACGCCTGGTTTGAGGCTTTTGTCGACGGTCGCTGGTATACTTTTGATGCCACCCAGAAAGAGCCGCGAGGCAACCGGATTGTCGTGGCTTACGGGCGCGATGCCGCCGATGTAGCCCTGGCAACCCAATACGGCCCGATGGCTTTGAAAGGCATGAAAGTTTGGGTAGAGGAGAAGCTGTAA
- a CDS encoding thioredoxin family protein, producing the protein MTKSFSLILTFLLVAVTLVAFRPRPEAVKEEAKIKWLTIEEAFALNQKQPKKIFIDVYTDWCGWCKVMDRETFSNPSVADYISKNYYAVKLNAEQKEDIVLGKDKFVYVAQGNRGYHQLAAALLQNQLSYPTVVFMNEKFQAIQPIPGFMKPPVFHQIITFIGGDHYKSEPFEQFKATTYTKKYSVKL; encoded by the coding sequence ATGACCAAGTCATTCTCCCTGATTCTCACGTTTTTGCTGGTGGCCGTCACGCTGGTTGCTTTCCGCCCCCGCCCCGAAGCCGTTAAGGAAGAAGCCAAAATTAAGTGGCTGACGATTGAAGAAGCTTTTGCCCTAAACCAGAAGCAGCCCAAAAAGATATTCATTGACGTGTATACCGACTGGTGCGGCTGGTGTAAGGTGATGGACCGCGAAACGTTCAGCAACCCCTCGGTGGCCGACTACATCAGTAAAAATTATTACGCCGTCAAGCTCAACGCCGAGCAGAAGGAGGACATCGTGCTCGGAAAAGATAAATTTGTGTACGTGGCTCAGGGCAACCGGGGCTATCACCAGCTGGCAGCAGCTCTGTTGCAGAACCAACTTAGCTATCCGACTGTGGTGTTTATGAACGAAAAGTTTCAGGCTATTCAGCCCATTCCCGGTTTCATGAAGCCGCCGGTTTTTCACCAGATCATTACGTTCATCGGCGGGGATCACTATAAATCCGAACCGTTCGAACAGTTTAAGGCGACGACATATACCAAAAAATACTCGGTAAAACTGTAG
- a CDS encoding DNA polymerase Y family protein, protein MEQYTKPTVLFVDMNSFFASCEQQVNFYLRDRPVAVCVYTGRQGCVIAPSIEAKKLGVRLGMRLDEATQSCPGLVPVEINAQRYREFHGAIIEVLRTFTPDVFPKSIDEVVVDLTRCQLMYKDVGEVARQIKSDIRTKVGDWLRCSIGIAPNAFLAKLGSGLQKPDGLVMITPETIDDVLKDLSLTDLPGIGQRMANRLQAQGILTPLDLRYALPERLRVVCNSIIGWHWHLRLNFGGEVELETVEYKSMQAMRTVSAGQRQSPEQLDELLQSLCLSLERRMIKQDVFCQDVTFYCRYHDGRNYCDEIKLPEPGQDSMELYTLIRQRFGRFQDVDRCEPILSCSIRSMSVSVSRFMPAQLVPFSLFENNTRKNTLRKAVYDVKAKFGSDKIMRATELRDHPVFRTVMGFGSIKDLDDDQNPF, encoded by the coding sequence ATGGAGCAATACACAAAGCCGACGGTTTTGTTCGTCGATATGAACAGCTTTTTTGCCAGTTGTGAGCAGCAGGTTAACTTTTACCTGCGTGATCGACCCGTGGCGGTCTGCGTCTACACCGGCAGGCAGGGCTGCGTGATAGCACCTTCCATCGAAGCCAAAAAATTGGGCGTCAGGCTGGGAATGCGGCTGGATGAGGCCACGCAGAGTTGTCCGGGACTGGTGCCGGTTGAGATCAACGCCCAGCGGTATCGGGAATTTCACGGGGCCATTATCGAAGTGCTGCGGACGTTTACGCCCGATGTGTTTCCTAAAAGCATCGACGAAGTCGTGGTTGACCTGACCCGCTGTCAGTTGATGTACAAAGATGTCGGGGAGGTGGCGCGCCAGATTAAAAGCGATATCCGGACAAAAGTCGGCGACTGGCTGCGGTGTTCCATCGGTATTGCGCCCAATGCGTTTCTGGCAAAACTGGGTTCCGGTCTCCAGAAACCGGACGGTCTGGTTATGATTACGCCCGAAACCATCGACGACGTCTTGAAAGACCTTTCACTAACCGACCTGCCCGGCATCGGGCAGCGCATGGCCAACCGGTTGCAGGCCCAGGGCATCCTGACTCCGCTGGATCTGCGGTACGCGTTGCCGGAGCGGCTGCGGGTGGTTTGCAACAGCATCATCGGCTGGCACTGGCATCTTCGGCTGAACTTCGGGGGCGAAGTAGAGCTGGAAACCGTTGAGTACAAGAGTATGCAGGCCATGCGAACGGTTTCGGCTGGTCAGCGGCAATCGCCGGAGCAACTCGACGAACTGCTGCAATCGCTCTGCCTGTCGCTCGAACGCCGGATGATAAAGCAGGATGTTTTTTGCCAGGACGTAACGTTTTACTGCCGCTACCACGACGGTCGGAATTACTGCGATGAAATCAAACTACCCGAACCCGGGCAGGATAGCATGGAACTGTATACCCTGATTCGGCAGCGTTTCGGACGGTTTCAGGATGTTGACCGGTGCGAACCCATCCTGAGCTGCTCGATCCGGAGCATGAGCGTCAGCGTGTCTCGCTTCATGCCGGCCCAGCTGGTGCCGTTCAGCCTGTTTGAAAACAACACCCGTAAAAATACACTTCGCAAAGCCGTATACGACGTGAAAGCTAAGTTCGGCAGCGACAAAATTATGCGGGCCACTGAACTGCGCGACCATCCCGTTTTCCGGACTGTTATGGGATTTGGTTCCATCAAAGATTTGGACGACGACCAAAACCCGTTCTGA
- a CDS encoding LexA family transcriptional regulator: MFSEPGKSFEEGLEPIQERLRQVFDALEISIYQAAKDLGENSSKFYNILNGRAKPSYDTIMRLLEQYPQVRADFLLRGQKPVIDEPEQNGKIIELEVRYTDLPFVPTRFYASFIETYTEGISMAQMETYRVPVHMIGNYKNPVIIEISGNSMTPQLANGAKVLAVLVDPNNWEYQSGGIYAVIYRDFFVVKRIKDNELLTKQRLTLHSDNPNGGSVTVPLKDIRGIWKIVRVIDSPVE; the protein is encoded by the coding sequence ATGTTTAGCGAACCGGGAAAATCGTTTGAGGAGGGTCTGGAACCGATTCAGGAACGGCTACGGCAGGTGTTCGACGCTCTGGAAATCAGCATCTACCAGGCCGCTAAAGACCTGGGTGAGAATTCATCGAAATTTTACAACATCCTGAACGGGCGCGCCAAGCCGTCGTATGACACCATCATGCGGCTTCTGGAGCAATACCCGCAGGTACGGGCCGACTTTCTGTTGCGGGGCCAAAAACCCGTGATCGACGAGCCGGAGCAAAATGGGAAGATTATTGAACTGGAGGTTCGGTACACCGACCTTCCGTTCGTACCGACGCGTTTCTACGCCAGTTTCATCGAGACCTACACCGAAGGAATCAGCATGGCGCAGATGGAAACGTACCGCGTTCCGGTCCACATGATCGGAAACTACAAGAATCCGGTGATTATCGAGATTTCCGGCAACAGCATGACCCCGCAACTGGCCAACGGTGCGAAAGTGCTGGCCGTTCTGGTGGATCCCAACAATTGGGAATACCAGTCGGGCGGTATTTACGCGGTGATCTACCGGGACTTTTTTGTCGTTAAACGCATCAAAGACAACGAACTGCTGACCAAACAACGGTTAACGCTGCACTCCGACAATCCCAACGGCGGTAGCGTAACGGTTCCACTGAAAGACATTCGCGGCATCTGGAAGATTGTCCGCGTGATTGATTCGCCGGTGGAATAA
- a CDS encoding KdsC family phosphatase yields the protein MNTLQERFRKITTFIFDVDGVMTDGSVNALESGEQFRTFNIRDGYAIERAVHSGYRVAVLSAGNQVGVRKRLEFLKIKDIFMGGPTEQKLHAYIGYLNRDQINEDEVLYMGDDIPDFQILSRPDLLSACPADAADEIRAVCDYVSPITGGRGAVRDVIEQVMKSQNKWLSWLTTNEPFELKNER from the coding sequence ATGAACACACTACAGGAACGATTCAGAAAAATCACCACGTTTATTTTCGACGTCGACGGCGTTATGACCGACGGGAGCGTTAATGCGCTGGAATCGGGCGAACAATTCCGGACGTTCAACATTCGGGACGGTTACGCCATCGAACGGGCGGTGCATTCGGGCTACCGGGTGGCGGTGCTGTCGGCGGGCAATCAGGTGGGCGTGCGGAAACGGCTGGAATTTCTGAAAATCAAAGACATTTTTATGGGCGGACCGACGGAGCAGAAGCTGCATGCCTACATCGGTTACCTGAACCGGGATCAGATCAACGAGGACGAAGTGCTGTACATGGGCGACGATATACCGGATTTTCAGATTCTTTCCCGCCCGGATCTGCTTAGTGCGTGCCCGGCCGATGCCGCCGACGAAATCAGGGCCGTCTGTGATTATGTGTCGCCCATAACGGGCGGACGCGGGGCGGTGCGGGATGTAATTGAACAGGTGATGAAATCCCAGAATAAATGGCTTTCGTGGCTGACGACCAATGAGCCTTTTGAGTTGAAAAACGAACGATAA
- a CDS encoding AGE family epimerase/isomerase, which yields MEFSKLAAHYQESLFRTILPFWIKHSRDTVCGGYFNALNSQGDVFDTDKVIQLQAQQIWAFSFLFNQVDALPQWLELARHGADFLMQHGRFENRWLGVVDRRGRPVAPALTVAPACSVAMAFAQLYAATSEPEFADLAQQTVLTVVADRQQQHEQWEKQLGGFRQLKHLREPMALLKALLETRPLLDPDFYKQATEAVVNEIQNEFFDKRITVLREQVLPGGSFCDSPAGRRLHGGYGFETANYLLEVADLTGNRRLAQQAVQMALHLADLCWDEPSGGFLQYADLKDRPSVDSEWDRKLWWIHSEALAIFSRGYIHTRQNDCLKWFRKTHEYTWQHFPDKTHQEWFTVLDRKGQPVVSSKATPEKGCYHLIKGLYETWRALESAALTDKNRQENRLEIRLGRRTN from the coding sequence ATGGAATTCAGTAAACTGGCTGCACACTACCAGGAAAGTCTTTTTCGGACGATCCTCCCGTTTTGGATCAAACACAGCCGCGACACGGTTTGTGGGGGGTATTTTAATGCGCTAAACAGCCAGGGCGACGTTTTTGATACCGACAAAGTTATCCAGTTACAGGCGCAGCAAATCTGGGCCTTTTCCTTTTTGTTTAATCAGGTAGACGCGCTTCCGCAGTGGCTGGAGCTGGCACGGCACGGCGCCGATTTTTTGATGCAGCACGGCCGGTTCGAAAACCGCTGGCTCGGCGTCGTTGACCGGCGCGGACGGCCCGTTGCTCCGGCCCTTACCGTTGCCCCGGCCTGCTCGGTTGCGATGGCGTTTGCCCAGTTGTACGCAGCCACCAGCGAGCCGGAATTTGCCGACCTGGCCCAGCAAACCGTGCTGACGGTTGTTGCCGATCGCCAGCAGCAGCACGAACAATGGGAAAAACAGCTGGGCGGTTTCCGGCAACTGAAACATCTCCGCGAGCCGATGGCACTCCTGAAAGCCCTGCTCGAAACCCGTCCGCTGCTGGACCCGGACTTTTACAAGCAGGCCACTGAAGCCGTTGTTAACGAAATCCAGAACGAATTTTTCGATAAGCGCATCACGGTTTTGCGCGAACAGGTGTTACCCGGCGGGTCGTTCTGCGACAGCCCGGCGGGTCGGCGGCTGCACGGCGGGTACGGCTTTGAAACCGCCAATTACCTCCTGGAAGTGGCCGACCTGACCGGCAACCGGCGGCTGGCGCAGCAGGCCGTTCAGATGGCGCTTCACCTGGCGGACCTTTGCTGGGACGAACCTTCGGGCGGGTTCCTTCAGTACGCTGACTTGAAAGACCGGCCCAGCGTCGACAGTGAGTGGGACCGCAAACTCTGGTGGATTCACTCCGAAGCCCTGGCGATTTTTTCGCGGGGGTACATCCACACCCGCCAGAACGACTGCCTGAAGTGGTTCCGGAAAACGCACGAATACACCTGGCAACACTTCCCGGATAAAACCCATCAGGAGTGGTTTACCGTACTCGACCGCAAAGGCCAGCCGGTGGTAAGCAGCAAAGCTACCCCCGAAAAGGGGTGCTATCACCTCATCAAAGGCTTATATGAAACCTGGCGGGCGCTGGAAAGTGCCGCTCTCACCGATAAAAACCGTCAGGAAAACCGGTTAGAAATCCGGCTGGGCCGTCGAACTAATTAA
- a CDS encoding Rossmann-like and DUF2520 domain-containing protein: MKLSFIGAGNLAWHLAMAFENAAHLICEVYSRDEKNAQQLLSMLYDARLQSDLNFAESESALFVLAIPDDAMEDVAAQLVLPENALVVHTSGSQSLEKLRRLMAIYSDVPVRTGVFYPLQTFSKGTRVLNFEEIPLCIEASDPESEAQLVTLGQELSKTVYLVNSHERMVLHLAAVMACNFTNYLFGVAKDLVDSENLEFDLLKPLIEETVQKALDARHPALVQTGPARRGDFNTLSLHMNYLNSRPDLLNLYRTLSDGIQQRS, encoded by the coding sequence ATGAAACTGTCCTTCATTGGGGCCGGAAATCTGGCCTGGCATTTGGCAATGGCCTTCGAAAATGCCGCTCATCTGATTTGTGAGGTTTACAGCCGGGATGAAAAAAACGCCCAACAGCTCCTATCCATGTTGTACGACGCCCGGCTGCAATCCGATCTGAATTTTGCCGAAAGCGAGTCGGCGTTGTTCGTGCTGGCCATTCCGGACGATGCGATGGAGGACGTAGCCGCCCAGTTGGTGCTGCCCGAAAATGCGTTGGTTGTGCACACCTCCGGGAGCCAGTCGTTGGAAAAACTCCGCCGACTGATGGCTATTTACAGCGATGTGCCGGTCCGGACGGGAGTTTTCTACCCGCTGCAAACGTTCAGCAAAGGCACCCGCGTGCTGAATTTTGAAGAAATACCGTTGTGCATCGAAGCCAGCGATCCCGAATCGGAAGCGCAGTTGGTGACCCTGGGGCAGGAGCTTAGCAAAACTGTTTACCTGGTGAATTCCCACGAACGGATGGTACTACACCTGGCCGCTGTGATGGCCTGTAATTTCACCAACTACCTGTTCGGCGTTGCCAAAGATCTGGTCGATTCGGAAAACCTGGAGTTTGACCTGCTGAAGCCCCTGATCGAAGAAACCGTCCAGAAAGCACTCGACGCCCGGCATCCGGCGCTGGTGCAAACCGGCCCCGCCCGGCGCGGAGATTTCAATACGCTGAGCCTGCACATGAATTATTTAAACAGTCGACCGGATTTGCTGAACTTGTACCGGACGCTGTCCGACGGTATTCAGCAACGGTCTTAA
- a CDS encoding cellulose synthase family protein has translation MEVIILLLYALVLLLLFAYNCGQLSLIISYLRSKRRQRAFRQYSDKQSQPLPVVTVQLPVYNELYVASRLIDAVANLNYPRSQFEIQVLDDSTDETVGIIAEKVAQYQQQGIDIQHIRRADRKGFKAGALAYGLERAKGEFIAIFDADFMPEPDFLLKTVPHFENPKVGIVQTRWTHLNENYSVLTQLQAFGLNAHFFVEQGGRNADGYFMNFNGTAGVWRKTTILDAGSWSSDTLTEDLDLSYRAQLKGWEFVYREDIGSPAELPVAMNALKSQQYRWMKGAAECARKLMFSVLRAPEIPFKIKLHAFFHLLSSSTFILIFLLGLLSVPVLYIRIHHPEYQSVFLLLGFFQVNLIILLLFYGIPFWLERREKIEQLGYYFPMYSSLMMGLSLHNTIAVIEGFIGRKTPFIRTPKFNVKTGSDSWRKNKYMSLDLNPSINWLTLFEGFLMLYFLFGIGLGFYFHQYNMLVFHIMLAIGFGLVFLYSVFHSRLES, from the coding sequence ATGGAAGTGATAATTCTACTACTTTACGCGCTGGTGCTTTTGTTGCTGTTCGCGTATAACTGCGGCCAGCTGAGTTTGATTATTAGTTATTTGCGCTCCAAGCGAAGACAGCGAGCGTTCCGGCAATACTCCGACAAACAGTCGCAGCCTTTACCGGTGGTTACGGTCCAGCTACCAGTTTATAACGAACTCTACGTTGCTTCCCGGCTCATTGACGCAGTAGCCAATCTGAACTACCCGCGTTCGCAGTTTGAGATTCAGGTGCTGGACGATTCGACCGACGAAACTGTGGGCATCATTGCCGAAAAAGTAGCCCAATACCAACAACAGGGCATTGATATTCAACACATTCGCCGGGCCGACCGTAAGGGCTTCAAAGCTGGGGCGCTGGCCTACGGACTGGAACGCGCCAAAGGTGAATTTATCGCCATTTTTGACGCCGACTTCATGCCGGAGCCGGATTTTCTGCTGAAAACCGTTCCGCATTTCGAAAATCCGAAAGTCGGCATTGTGCAGACCCGCTGGACGCACCTCAACGAAAACTACTCGGTACTCACTCAATTACAGGCGTTTGGCCTTAATGCTCACTTTTTCGTTGAACAGGGTGGCCGCAACGCCGACGGTTATTTCATGAATTTCAACGGCACGGCGGGTGTCTGGCGTAAAACCACCATTCTAGACGCCGGAAGCTGGAGCAGCGATACCCTGACGGAAGACCTAGACCTGAGTTACCGTGCCCAACTGAAAGGGTGGGAGTTTGTGTACCGCGAAGACATTGGCTCCCCGGCGGAATTACCCGTGGCCATGAACGCCCTCAAGTCGCAGCAATACCGTTGGATGAAAGGTGCCGCCGAATGTGCCCGAAAGCTGATGTTCAGCGTCTTACGTGCGCCCGAGATACCGTTCAAGATTAAACTACACGCATTCTTTCACTTGCTAAGCAGTTCGACGTTTATCCTGATTTTTCTGCTCGGTTTGCTCAGCGTGCCGGTTCTCTACATCCGCATTCATCATCCGGAATACCAGTCGGTTTTTCTACTCCTGGGCTTTTTCCAGGTCAACCTGATCATTCTTCTCTTGTTCTACGGAATTCCGTTCTGGCTCGAACGCCGGGAGAAAATCGAACAACTGGGGTACTATTTCCCGATGTATTCCTCCCTGATGATGGGTCTTTCGCTGCACAATACCATTGCCGTCATTGAAGGGTTCATTGGCCGAAAAACGCCGTTCATCCGTACGCCCAAATTCAACGTAAAAACTGGCAGCGACAGCTGGCGCAAAAACAAGTACATGAGCCTGGATCTGAACCCTTCCATCAACTGGCTGACGCTTTTTGAGGGCTTTCTGATGCTTTATTTTCTGTTTGGCATTGGTTTGGGCTTTTATTTTCACCAGTACAATATGCTGGTTTTCCACATCATGCTGGCCATCGGTTTTGGGCTGGTCTTTCTGTACAGCGTGTTTCATTCGCGGCTGGAATCCTGA